One Ictalurus furcatus strain D&B chromosome 24, Billie_1.0, whole genome shotgun sequence DNA segment encodes these proteins:
- the scin gene encoding adseverin yields MAVYHKEFEQAGKKTGLQIWRIENMELAPVPESLHGSFYVGDAYLVLRTVKQKNACFYDLHFWLGKECTQDESTAAAIFTVQLDDYLGGKPVQYRELQGCESTAFTSYFKGGITYKAGGVASGFQHVVTNDLSAKRLFHIKGRRVVRATEVPLEWASFNKGDCFIVDLGATIYQWCGSMCNKFERLKAAQVAAGIRDNERNGRAQLVIVEDGSEPNRLTEVLGEKPDLADGDDNDDIAADLSNRKMAKLYMVSDASGKMQVTLVSEENPFSQSHLLTDECFILDHGKSKMIFVWKGRNANPSERKEAMKTAEGFIKQMGYPANTQIQVLPEGGETPIFKQFFMDWKEKDQSEGLGRVYVTEQIARIQQVEFDASKLHESHQMAAQYNMVDDGTGETQIWRIETGNKEQSKVPIDPKTYGQFYGGDCYIILYTYTRGQIIYTWQGSSSTIDEVTASAFLTVELDKSLGGNAVQVRVTQGKEPAHLLSLFKAKPLVVYKNGTSRQGGQEPPPPTRLFQVRKNLGTITRISEVDAIAASLNSNDAYLLKVPQGNGYLWVGKGASEEEERGARYMSELLQCQTQRITEGKEPEKFWEALGGQTKYQTSERLESKSIVRPPRLFACSNKTGRFIIEEVPGEFTQDDLAEDDVMLLDVWDQVFIWIGADANEVERTESVKSAKAYIDTDPSGRDKGTSIVIVKQGHEPPTFTGWFLAWDSSKWQTGSEK; encoded by the exons GTAAGGAGTGCACTCAGGATGAAAGTACAGCTGCAGCCATATTTACAGTACAGCTAGATGACTATCTAGGAGGAAAGCCTGTTCAGTACCGTGAACTCCAGGGCTGTGAATCTACTGCTTTCACCAGCTACTTTAAAGGAGGGATCACATACAAA GCAGGAGGTGTGGCATCAGGGTTCCAGCATGTGGTCACCAATGACCTCAGTGCCAAACGTCTCTTCCACATCAAGGGCCGGCGTGTGGTCAGGGCTACGGAAGTACCTCTGGAGTGGGCCAGCTTCAACAAGGGCGACTGTTTCATAGTGGACCTGGGTGCA ACTATCTACCAGTGGTGTGGCTCGATGTGCAACAAGTTTGAACGGCTGAAGGCAGCCCAGGTTGCTGCAGGCATTCGTGATAATGAACGCAACGGCAGAGCTCAGCTTGTAATTGTAGAAGATGGAAGTGAACCCAATAGGCTGACTGAG GTACTTGGTGAAAAGCCAGACCTTGcagatggtgatgataatgatgacaTCGCAGCTGATCTGTCTAACAGAAAAATGGCAAAGCTTTACATG GTATCTGATGCCAGTGGGAAAATGCAAGTGACACTTGTATCAGAAGAGAATCCTTTCTCTCAGAGTCACCTGTTGACTGATGAGTGCTTCATTTTGGATCATGGAAAAAGCAAGATGATCTTTGTGTGGAAGG GCCGCAATGCAAACCCCAGTGAAAGAAAAGAGGCTATGAAGACGGCAGAGGGCTTCATCAAGCAGATGGGTTATCCTGCAAACACACAG ATTCAGGTGCTTCCAGAAGGAGGAGAGACTCCCATCTTCAAGCAGTTCTTTATGGATTGGAAAGAGAAGGACCAAAGTGAAGGACTGGGCCGGGTCTATGTCACTGAGCAGATTGCTAGGATTCAACAAGTGGAGTTTGATGCTTCTAAACTTCATGAATCTCACCAAATGGCAGCCCAGTACAACATGGTGGATGATGGCACTGGAGAAACACAG atCTGGAGAATAGAGACTGGTAATAAAGAGCAGAGCAAAGTTCCCATAGATCCTAAGACATATGGGCAGTTCTATGGAGGGGATTGTTATATCATTTTATACACCTACACAAGAGGACAAATCATTTACACCTG GCAGGGTTCCAGCAGTACAATAGATGAGGTGACTGCTTCAGCCTTTCTCACTGTGGAACTGGACAAGTCACTGGGTGGAAATGCAGTCCAG GTCCGGGTGACCCAAGGAAAGGAGCCAGCACATTTGCTGAGTCTGTTCAAAGCCAAGCCTCTGGTTGTGTATAAAAATGGGACATCCAGGCAAGGAGGGCAGGAACCTCCACCCCCGACCCGGCTATTTCAAGTGCGCAAAAACCTGGGTACCATCACACGCATATCTGAG GTTGATGCCATAGCAGCTAGTTTGAACTCCAATGATGCCTACCTATTGAAGGTGCCTCAGGGGAACGGGTATCTGTGGGTAGGGAAGGGGGCGAGTGAAGAAGAGGAACGTGGAGCTAGATACATGAGTGAGCTGCTGCAGTGTCAGACCCAACGTATTACAGAGGGAAAGGAACCAG AGAAATTCTGGGAAGCTTTGGGTGGACAAACCAAGTACCAAACATCAGAGAGGCTGGAGAGCAAAAGCATTGTACGGCCTCCTCGTTTGTTTGCCTGCTCCAACAAAACAGGAAGATTCATT ATTGAAGAAGTGCCTGGTGAGTTCACTCAGGATGACCTGGCAGAGGATGATGTCATGTTACTGGACGTCTGGGATCAG GTGTTTATCTGGATCGGAGCTGATGCCAATGAAGTGGAAAGAACAGAGTCAGTAAAGTCGG CCAAGGCATATATTGACACGGACCCATCAGGACGGGATAAGGGGACATCCATAGTGATAGTGAAACAGGGCCATGAGCCCCCTACCTTCACCGGGTGGTTCCTGGCATGGGACTCCTCCAAGTGGCAGACTGGGAGCGAAAAGTAA